The genomic DNA CTGCCCCTTAACCGCGACATTTTTTTTATCAAGGGTCGCCGCCTTTTCATACAAGTCAGCAACAGACTGTCCATCAGGGCCAGCCGCTTTTTCCACCTTCAGGTCAGAAAAAGCAACGATGTTGCCAACGCTACCTCCTGACGCATCAGCACCTCCACTCTTCACGGCATCGCCAAAGCTCTCTGCCGCGCCACCTGCCGCGACCTCTTGTCCATCGCCCCTGGAAACCCCTGTGGCAAAAATAATCTTTTCAAAGGTCTTATTAAGGGTCTTGCTACTGAAATTCTCCATCACCGAGCCACCTTGAAGAGTAATCTCCTCTCCGATTGTCAACTCAGTCTTGGGGGCAGCCGCCCACACTTCCGTGCCTGAACCATCATCAAGACGAATATACGTGTAGCCGCTTGCATCCATGACTTCAGCCACTTTGCCCTTCACAACTGCTGGCGCAGCGGCATCGGCGGCGGCAGGAGCTGCCTCTGGAGTTGCTACCGCAGTCTGGCCAGCTGGGGCCTCCACAGTGGTGGCTGCCTTCTCTTTCCCCTTGTCCGAGGATTGTTGATTATCGCCACAAGCGGTCAAAGCAAGTGTTAATGCAAAGCAGGTCAAACAACTATAAATCTTCTTCATCACACATCTCCTTTACAGTAAAATAAAAGCGTACATTAAAATAGCCATCAAACAACAACAGCGGGACACATTCGACCTTCATTACCTATCATCAGATGAACCAGCAGAGAGAGGCTGATCCGCAGGAGGGATCGACTCGTGCCCCGGCTCAACTGGAACAGTCGGCAAATCTCCGGAAACCGCCTCCTGAACAGCAAACACAGACTGAGCCATAGGGACAGCGACCACTGTCTCCTGTTTACCCTCGGACACCTCTGCAGATTGCTGATTATCGCTGCAAGCGGGCAAGTACATCATCAATACGGCCAAGATCAAACCATAATACAGCCTATTCATGCTCATTCTCCACCCAAGCTAACCCCAAGAACCTAATATGCCGCCAAGACCCCTTTCGTCACCAAAAACCGCACAAAATATACGCAAAATAGTTTTCTATACCACTATTTCTTGATAAAGGCAAAGGTCAACTTTTTGTTTTTAATACCGACACGACACACGCCACCCTTGCCAAGACTACCAAACAAAATCTCCTCTGCCAAAACATCACCAATCTCTTTCATAATCAGCCTCCGCAACGGTCTGGCTCCGCAATCGGGATCGTACCCTTGATTCGCCAGCCATAACCGCGCCGCATCCGATAAAGTGATGGTAATTTTCTTATCAAGAAGCTGGTCCTGCAACTCTCCAATTAATTTATCGACAATTTTTTCAATCACTCCCCCTG from Desulfobulbaceae bacterium includes the following:
- a CDS encoding DNA-binding protein codes for the protein MKKIYSCLTCFALTLALTACGDNQQSSDKGKEKAATTVEAPAGQTAVATPEAAPAAADAAAPAVVKGKVAEVMDASGYTYIRLDDGSGTEVWAAAPKTELTIGEEITLQGGSVMENFSSKTLNKTFEKIIFATGVSRGDGQEVAAGGAAESFGDAVKSGGADASGGSVGNIVAFSDLKVEKAAGPDGQSVADLYEKAATLDKKNVAVKGQVVKVSKNIMGKNWIHIQDGTGDPNKNTHDLVVTTMETAEKGDIVTVEGPAAAAKDFGSGYKYDVIIEDAKVTK